Below is a genomic region from Pseudomonas svalbardensis.
CACGGGTGTAGGACATCGAACCATTCTCGCTCAGCACGAAGAAGCCGGAACCGTTGATGCCCATGTCCAGCACGTTGCCGGTGTTGTTGACGTCGCCCTGGGTGAACTGCTGGGAAACGTTGGCCAGGCGCACGCCGTTACCGATGGTTTTGCTGCCGGAACCCAGCTTGGTAGCCGAGTACACGTCTTCGAATTCCGCACGGGACGATTTGAAACCGGTGGTCGCGACGTTGGCGATGTTGTTGCCGGTCACGTCCAGTTGTTTGTTGGCTGCATAGAGACCGCTAAGGCCGATATTGAAAGACATATTCCACTCCTTTGTGCCGTGTTAGTCGGCTCTACATACCAATGGTTTGCACTTTGGACAGGGCGATGCTGCCCAGCCCGGCCAGGTTGAGCATCAACTCACCGCCGGTCTGGCTGATGGTCACGCTGTTGACCGTTGCCGGCAGGTACGTCACCAGCGAGGTCGCCTTGCCGTCGTAGGTCGCCGTAGCGCCGAAGGTATAGGTACCCGCCTTGGCCACTTCGCCTGCGTCGTTTTTGCCGTCCCAGATGAAAGTGGAAGTACCGGCTTTCTGGCTGCCCAGATCGATGGTGCGGACAACCTTGCCATCGGCATCGGTGATCTTGACCTTGACCGGGTCCACCGACGCCGGTACGGCCATGGTGCCGGTGAAACTCTTGGAGGTATCGACCACCGACTTGTCGGCCGGTGCAATAACCGAGCGCCCGACCAGCGACGACGCCTGCAACGCCTGGGACGAGTTGTAATTACTCGCCAGGCCACTGACGGTGTCGTTGAGCGTGGTGATGCCTTCCAGGCTACTGAACTGGGCCAACTGGGCGACGAACTCGCCGTTGTCCTGCGGTTCCAGCGGATTCTGGTTTTTCAGCTGCGTTACCAGCAACTGCATGAACGCATCCTTGCCCAGGGCCTTTTTGCCGGTGGCGCTGTTCGTTGCCGCCGCCAGGCCGTCGGCACTGGTGTTGGTCTTGATCGAGGAGTTGGCCAGGATGTCCTTGAGGCTAATGCCACTGGTGGTATCGGTAACACTCATCTGAGTCGCCCCTTATCACTGACCGAGGGTCAGGACCTTCTGCATCATGGTTTTGGCGGTGTTCATCATTTCGGCGTTGGTCTGGAACGAACGGCTCGCGGAAATCATGTCAGCCATTTCTTCCACCACGTTGACGTTCGGGTAGTAGACGTAGCCCTTGGCGTCGGCCGCCGGATGGTTCGGCTCGTAGCGCGCGTCAAGGTTGCTCTGGTCTTCGACCACGCCCAGCACTTGCACGCCTTGACCGGCCGCATCCTGGTTCTGAAACAGCGAGTCGCTGCCGCCGCTCTGGCCGCCCTGGAACATGGTGGCGAACACCGGGTGCCGTGCACGGTAGGTCTGGTCGATGCTCGACGAGACGGTCTCGGCGTTGGCGATGTTACTGGCGACGGTGTTCAAGCGAGTGGTCTGGGCACTCATGCCGCTACCGGCAATGTTGAAAACACTGGCTAGAGACATGACTTACTCTCCACGAAGGGCTGACACCAGCCCTTTGAATTTGCTGTTGAGCAGGGTGAAGCTGGCCTGGAAGTTGACCGCGTTTTCCGCGTAGTTCGACTGTTCCAGCTGAGCGTCCACGGTGTTCTGGTCGATCGACGGTTGCATCGGCGTGCGATACAGCAGCGACTCGTCGCCATTACCCAGGCCTTCGGCTTCGATATGACGGCTGTTGGTCATGTTCAAGGCGAAAGATCCGCTCTTGGTCTTCTCGTTCTGTGCGGCGAGCACTTTCGAGAAGTCCAGATCCCGAGCCTTGTAGTTTGGGGTGTCGGCGTTGGCGATGTTGTTGGCCAGGACTTCGGCACGCTGAGCGCGGAAGCCCAGGGCTTGTTCGTGGATACCGAGCGCTTTATCGAAGCTGATGCTCATGTCGGAAACCTTCGGGTGACCTGATTTTTCGTAACATGGACATAGCAAGCGTCGTGCCAATTGAAAAAATCCCGTAAACCGGGGCTTTGCGGGCAGTGGCAACGTGGCAATGCCAGAAAAGCGGCAACCGATTTCCGCCGCCTGCCGCTTTTCTGCCGCTTCACACGATCTGGAGCACACCACCTGACCCTGTGGGAGCGAGCAAGCTCGCTCCCACAGGGGATGGGCGGTGGGATTGAGCAGGCATAAAAAAACGGGAGCCCCTGAGGACTCCCGTTTTTTTGATCACGCCAACGAATCACTTCGCCTGGTAAATGATCCCCGGGCTGCACTGGACCATCTGGTAATGATCCGGCAAACCGTTCAGCGCCTCGGAAGCACCGAGGAACAGATAACCGCCTGGCTTCAACGTGCTGTGAATGCGCAACAGGATGTCCTTCTTCACCTCGGCGGAGAAGTAGATCAGCACGTTGCGGCAGAACACGATGTCGAACTTGCCGAGGCTCGCGTAGCTGTCCAGCAGGTTGAACGAGCGAAACTCCACCCGGCTCTTGATCGGTGCCTTGATTGCCCAGCGCCCCGGCCCTTTCGGGTCGAAGTAACGTTGAAGGCGCTCGGGTGACAGGCCACGGCCGATGGCCAGGCTGTCGTACTCGCCGGTCTTGCAGTTGGTCAGCATGGTGCCGGACAGGTCGGTGGCAACGATCTGCACGCCCATCTTCAACTGGCCCATGTTCACGCGCTCGAACTCATCGATCGACATCGACAGCGAATACGGTTCCTGACCCGACGAACAGGCCGCAGACCAGATCCGCAGACGCTGGCCAGGGGCGGCCTTGATCGCTGCCGGCAACACCTTGTTCTTCAAGACTTCAAACGGATAGGTGTCACGAAACCACAGGGTTTCGTTGGTGGTCATGGCATCCACCACCATCTCGCGCAAACCGCTGCGCGGCTGAGTCTGGATGCGCTGGACCAGCTCACCCAAAGACTTGATGCCTTGCTGTTCCATCAGTTTGTTGAGACGGCTCGAGACCAGGTACTGCTTGTTTTCACCGAGCAAAATGCCACAGGCTTTTTCCAGGAAGACCCGGAACTGTTCGAAATCCAAATTACCCGTAGACAAAGATGCCGCCTCTTAAATCGTATTAACCGTTAGGGGCAAAAGGCCCCTAGCTGATGTCTGCTGCTTTGATCCGGTTGACTACCCGGGATGCCAGGTCATCAGGACGGAATTTGGCAAGGAAGTCATCGGCACCGACTTTCTTGACCATCGCCTGATTGAATACACCCGACAACGAAGTATGCAGGATGATGTGAAGCTTTTGCATGCGAGGGTCGCTGCGGATCGCGGCCGTGAGGGTGTACCCGTCCATCTCCGGCATCTCGATGTCGGAAATCATCATCAGGAACTCTTCTTCCGGCTTCTTGCCCTCGTCGACCAGCTTGCGCAGGTAATCCAGCGCTTGCCGACCGTCGTTCAACGCCACCACTTCGACACCGACCGTCTGCAGGCAACGGGTCACCTGCTTGCGCGCCACCGACGAGTCATCGACCGTCAGTACTCGCAAAGACAGCGCCTTGTGCTGGGTTTCGACATCCACCACGCCAACGGAAATCGCTTCCGGGGTCGGCGCCACTTCTGCCAGCACTTTCTCGACGTCGATGATTTCGACTAACTGATTGTCGACCCGAGTCACAGCCGTCAGGTAATGATCGCGTCCCGTGCCCTTGGGTGGCGGATGAATCTCCTCCCAATTCATGTTGACGATGCGTTCCACTGACCGCACCAGGAAACCCTGGGTCTTGGTGTTGTACTCCGTGATGATCACGAAGGGATTGCTTTGATCTTTCAGCGCACCGGAACCGGTCGCCATCGCCAGATCAAGAATCGGAATGGTCGCCCCCCGAATACTCGCCACACCGCACACGACAGGACTGGATTTTGGCATCAGCGTCAGTTTGGGGCATTGCAGCACCTCCCGAACCTTGAACACGTTGATCCCATACAGCTGCTGGCCGTCGAGACGGAACAACAACAGCTCAAGGCGATTCTGCCCTACCAGTTGCGTGCGCTGGTTTACCGCATCCATTACCCCAGCCATGCACAGACTCCTACACCAACGCTTAAGTGTGTTGCGACGCGCGTTCATCACTAAACGGCACGGCGCTTGCTTTTTAACTCTTATGAACACAGAACCGACATTTTTCCGACGCCTGACATC
It encodes:
- the flgD gene encoding flagellar hook assembly protein FlgD; translated protein: MSVTDTTSGISLKDILANSSIKTNTSADGLAAATNSATGKKALGKDAFMQLLVTQLKNQNPLEPQDNGEFVAQLAQFSSLEGITTLNDTVSGLASNYNSSQALQASSLVGRSVIAPADKSVVDTSKSFTGTMAVPASVDPVKVKITDADGKVVRTIDLGSQKAGTSTFIWDGKNDAGEVAKAGTYTFGATATYDGKATSLVTYLPATVNSVTISQTGGELMLNLAGLGSIALSKVQTIGM
- the flgC gene encoding flagellar basal body rod protein FlgC — its product is MSLASVFNIAGSGMSAQTTRLNTVASNIANAETVSSSIDQTYRARHPVFATMFQGGQSGGSDSLFQNQDAAGQGVQVLGVVEDQSNLDARYEPNHPAADAKGYVYYPNVNVVEEMADMISASRSFQTNAEMMNTAKTMMQKVLTLGQ
- the flgB gene encoding flagellar basal body rod protein FlgB produces the protein MSISFDKALGIHEQALGFRAQRAEVLANNIANADTPNYKARDLDFSKVLAAQNEKTKSGSFALNMTNSRHIEAEGLGNGDESLLYRTPMQPSIDQNTVDAQLEQSNYAENAVNFQASFTLLNSKFKGLVSALRGE
- the cheR gene encoding protein-glutamate O-methyltransferase CheR — encoded protein: MSTGNLDFEQFRVFLEKACGILLGENKQYLVSSRLNKLMEQQGIKSLGELVQRIQTQPRSGLREMVVDAMTTNETLWFRDTYPFEVLKNKVLPAAIKAAPGQRLRIWSAACSSGQEPYSLSMSIDEFERVNMGQLKMGVQIVATDLSGTMLTNCKTGEYDSLAIGRGLSPERLQRYFDPKGPGRWAIKAPIKSRVEFRSFNLLDSYASLGKFDIVFCRNVLIYFSAEVKKDILLRIHSTLKPGGYLFLGASEALNGLPDHYQMVQCSPGIIYQAK
- a CDS encoding chemotaxis protein CheV, with translation MAGVMDAVNQRTQLVGQNRLELLLFRLDGQQLYGINVFKVREVLQCPKLTLMPKSSPVVCGVASIRGATIPILDLAMATGSGALKDQSNPFVIITEYNTKTQGFLVRSVERIVNMNWEEIHPPPKGTGRDHYLTAVTRVDNQLVEIIDVEKVLAEVAPTPEAISVGVVDVETQHKALSLRVLTVDDSSVARKQVTRCLQTVGVEVVALNDGRQALDYLRKLVDEGKKPEEEFLMMISDIEMPEMDGYTLTAAIRSDPRMQKLHIILHTSLSGVFNQAMVKKVGADDFLAKFRPDDLASRVVNRIKAADIS